One Echinicola strongylocentroti DNA window includes the following coding sequences:
- a CDS encoding arylsulfatase: MRPIALCLLLSLFTTVVFAQKADKQPNIIVVITDDQGKNDLGCEGNPIVKTPSIDQFYEESVRLINFHVSTTCAPSRGALMTGRHTNRLNVYHTISGRSLLFEDEEILPQVLAQNGYVNGHFGKWHLGDNYPFRPMDRGFQEVVRHGGGGITQGPDYWGNDYFDDTYWHNGVPTEYEGYCTDVFFSEALRFIEENKDSPFFCYISTNAPHGPLNCPEDYLDMYKDVAGLSENHQRFYGMISNIDDNFKRLRDKLDLLGLSENTILIFMSDNGTAGGNKVYDAGMSGAKGSVMEGGHRVPFYIKWPAKGIQGGKDVGQLTAHFDVLPTLVDLLDLNYTPSKKLDGKSLEPLMTDEKPEWPNRVLYVDTQRKVNLTKYKDYAVMDEKWRLVNGDALYDMGTDLKQTTNVIDHHPEVAERLALGYEKWWESIIAEKSDEKYAYIKVGTPYENPVRLMSHDILTGDLGLAWHQFGAIEPSPAAGVWKVEVMEKGTYQIKLRRFAEEADLAINATFPQAEDQRRIQKAPPASTKDDFSEAYLSLASFRETAAIPTNAKEVVFTTDLSPGKYDLEARLIDKAGKFYPAYYLYFEKIR, encoded by the coding sequence ATGAGACCAATTGCCCTGTGCCTTTTACTGAGCCTTTTTACGACGGTTGTTTTTGCCCAAAAAGCCGATAAGCAGCCCAATATTATTGTCGTCATTACCGATGACCAAGGCAAGAACGACCTTGGCTGTGAAGGAAATCCAATAGTGAAAACCCCTTCTATCGACCAGTTTTATGAGGAGTCCGTAAGGCTGATCAATTTCCATGTATCCACCACCTGTGCGCCATCCAGAGGAGCCTTGATGACAGGAAGACATACCAATCGCTTGAATGTCTACCATACCATTTCAGGCAGGTCCCTGCTGTTTGAAGACGAGGAGATCTTGCCCCAAGTTTTGGCACAGAACGGTTATGTAAATGGGCATTTTGGAAAATGGCATCTAGGCGATAATTATCCTTTCAGGCCAATGGACCGAGGGTTTCAGGAAGTAGTGAGGCATGGGGGAGGAGGGATTACCCAAGGGCCGGATTATTGGGGCAATGATTATTTTGATGATACTTATTGGCATAATGGGGTACCGACCGAATATGAAGGATACTGCACCGATGTCTTCTTTTCGGAAGCGCTTCGATTTATTGAAGAAAACAAGGACAGCCCTTTCTTTTGCTACATTTCCACGAATGCTCCCCATGGCCCTCTCAATTGCCCAGAGGACTATCTCGATATGTATAAGGACGTAGCGGGGCTTTCAGAAAATCATCAGCGGTTTTATGGGATGATTTCCAATATCGATGATAATTTTAAACGATTACGGGACAAGTTGGACCTGTTGGGGCTAAGTGAAAACACCATTTTGATATTCATGTCAGACAACGGTACTGCAGGTGGAAACAAGGTCTATGATGCAGGCATGAGCGGAGCCAAAGGATCTGTGATGGAAGGCGGACACCGTGTGCCCTTTTACATAAAATGGCCAGCCAAAGGCATCCAAGGCGGAAAGGACGTCGGACAGTTGACCGCGCATTTTGATGTCCTTCCGACCTTAGTGGACTTACTTGATCTTAACTACACTCCCTCCAAGAAATTGGACGGAAAGAGCCTGGAGCCCCTGATGACCGACGAAAAACCGGAATGGCCCAATCGGGTGCTCTATGTGGATACGCAGCGGAAAGTTAACCTTACCAAATACAAGGATTATGCAGTGATGGACGAAAAGTGGAGATTGGTGAACGGGGATGCCCTGTATGATATGGGCACAGATCTAAAGCAAACTACCAATGTGATCGACCATCATCCTGAAGTGGCCGAGAGATTGGCCTTGGGCTACGAAAAATGGTGGGAGTCGATAATTGCCGAAAAATCCGATGAAAAATACGCCTATATCAAAGTAGGGACACCTTATGAAAACCCCGTTCGGCTAATGTCCCATGATATATTGACGGGGGATTTGGGCTTGGCCTGGCACCAGTTTGGAGCCATTGAGCCTAGCCCGGCAGCAGGGGTATGGAAAGTGGAGGTCATGGAAAAAGGAACTTATCAAATCAAATTAAGGAGATTTGCTGAAGAGGCTGATTTGGCGATCAATGCCACTTTTCCCCAAGCGGAAGACCAAAGGCGAATTCAGAAAGCACCACCAGCCAGTACAAAAGATGATTTTTCAGAAGCCTACCTGTCCCTTGCAAGTTTTAGAGAGACGGCCGCTATTCCAACTAATGCAAAGGAAGTGGTATTCACCACTGACCTAAGTCCAGGGAAATATGACCTAGAAGCACGCTTGATCGATAAAGCAGGAAAATTCTACCCCGCTTATTACTTGTACTTTGAAAAAATAAGGTAG